One part of the Nitrospira defluvii genome encodes these proteins:
- the cobS gene encoding adenosylcobinamide-GDP ribazoletransferase, translating into MSMTRPFVFAWHFLTAIPISRRYHDPTADELAASMAWYSTVGLMIGGLLALVDQVLRWWLTAEVVNVLLIVLLVLLTRGLHQDGLADTVDGLAGGRTIDDRLRIMRDPNVGALGATGLFLSLLLRYAGLLALPQSWRFPMLLCMPAVGRWAMVCVAWSSSYARRDGGLASAFLTNLSWHHVLLSTLVLAVALTAGLGPVPALATMALGTLVVVLVRQGCRKWFGGVTGDLLGATNELIEIVFLLLVPILVMTR; encoded by the coding sequence ATGTCGATGACCAGACCCTTCGTGTTCGCCTGGCATTTTCTGACGGCGATCCCGATCAGCCGCCGTTATCATGATCCGACGGCAGATGAGCTGGCGGCGTCCATGGCCTGGTATTCCACGGTGGGGCTGATGATCGGCGGGCTCCTGGCGCTGGTGGATCAGGTCTTGCGCTGGTGGCTGACGGCCGAGGTGGTGAACGTCCTGCTGATCGTCCTGTTGGTGCTGCTCACGCGCGGGTTGCATCAAGACGGGCTTGCGGATACGGTCGATGGATTAGCCGGGGGCCGAACGATAGACGACCGGCTGCGCATCATGCGCGATCCGAATGTCGGTGCCCTCGGCGCGACAGGCCTTTTTCTCTCGCTCCTGCTGCGGTATGCCGGCTTGCTCGCCCTACCCCAGTCGTGGCGTTTCCCCATGTTGCTCTGTATGCCGGCGGTGGGTCGTTGGGCGATGGTGTGTGTGGCCTGGTCCTCTTCCTATGCGCGACGCGATGGAGGGTTGGCGTCGGCGTTCCTCACGAATCTGTCATGGCACCATGTCCTGCTTTCGACGCTGGTCTTGGCCGTGGCCTTAACGGCAGGTCTGGGCCCGGTTCCGGCCTTGGCTACCATGGCATTGGGGACTTTAGTGGTTGTGCTGGTACGGCAGGGTTGTCGCAAATGGTTCGGCGGCGTGACCGGTGATCTGCTCGGTGCCACCAATGAGCTGATTGAGATTGTGTTTCTGCTGCTGGTGCCGATCTTGGTGATGACTCGATGA
- the cbiB gene encoding adenosylcobinamide-phosphate synthase CbiB: MTGVDLALAAVLDIALGDPRWFPHPVRGMGAVIGWIDHRIRIICRSEQALQLAGACLALGLPASVYGAATWVIGQAAALHPILGQAVGIGLASTTLAGRDLYDHVQAVTGALAAGDLAGARKAVAMIVGRDSAALTEPEIARATVETIAESASDGIIAPLVYLSLGGAPLALAYKAVNTLDSMIGHRDERYEHFGWASARLDDVVNWVPARLTGGFIALAAGLSTGQWHRIHESWYILHRDGDKHPSPNSGQPEAAMAGALGVQLGGRNYYDGVPHDAELLGDGPGEVTPEHIGRATRIMLVIYALGLFFALLSLWVS; encoded by the coding sequence ATGACGGGCGTCGATTTAGCGCTCGCGGCGGTGCTCGACATCGCGCTGGGAGACCCCCGCTGGTTTCCCCATCCGGTGCGAGGAATGGGCGCAGTCATCGGTTGGATCGATCATCGTATCCGCATCATCTGCCGGAGCGAGCAGGCTCTTCAGCTTGCCGGCGCCTGTCTGGCGCTCGGTCTGCCCGCCTCCGTCTATGGCGCAGCCACGTGGGTGATCGGGCAGGCTGCTGCGCTGCACCCAATCCTGGGCCAGGCCGTCGGCATAGGCCTGGCCTCTACCACGTTGGCTGGGCGCGACCTCTATGACCATGTGCAGGCGGTGACCGGCGCCTTGGCGGCCGGCGATTTGGCGGGAGCGCGAAAGGCGGTCGCCATGATTGTAGGGCGCGACAGCGCCGCGTTGACGGAGCCCGAGATTGCGCGCGCGACCGTCGAGACCATCGCCGAAAGCGCCTCCGACGGGATCATCGCCCCGTTGGTGTATCTGTCGCTCGGCGGCGCGCCGCTGGCGCTGGCCTACAAGGCGGTCAACACGCTCGACTCCATGATCGGCCATCGCGATGAGCGGTATGAACATTTCGGCTGGGCCTCCGCCCGACTTGACGATGTGGTGAACTGGGTCCCTGCTCGATTGACGGGCGGCTTCATCGCGCTGGCTGCCGGCTTGTCCACCGGGCAATGGCATCGCATCCATGAGAGTTGGTACATCTTGCATCGGGACGGTGACAAGCATCCCAGCCCGAACAGCGGACAGCCGGAGGCTGCCATGGCCGGTGCGTTGGGTGTGCAACTCGGAGGACGGAATTATTACGACGGTGTTCCCCATGATGCCGAGTTGCTCGGGGATGGTCCGGGGGAGGTGACTCCCGAACATATCGGTCGCGCAACCCGCATCATGCTGGTCATCTATGCGCTCGGTTTGTTCTTTGCTTTGTTGTCCTTGTGGGTATCATGA
- the cobD gene encoding threonine-phosphate decarboxylase CobD, translating to MTRTVHGGDVYGAARDVGRAPDRLLDFSASINPLGPSPAVLRMLTRSRSLLCHYPDPLCWDLRQALAAHWRRAPEAILIGNGSTELIHLLPDALQIRHLLVVGPTFSEYAAAMARSGGRISTVMAEYADHYRPSLELVLEALRRVSRPGTRSCPLDAVLLCNPNSPTGVAWEATTVRTLARAAARLGLWCVVDETFADYCEAVSILGKALPPKTIVLRSFTKFYALPGLRVGYAVAHPAVTKQLSAQQPPWSVNMLAQRAAMVALRDDRHRRRSLQFMDRERTRLQRALERLSGVRVFPAKANFILLELPVGHKATQVVSVLRRRGVLLRDCSKVPGLNDRSLRVAVRTRSENDRLLKALSFIGRVAE from the coding sequence ATGACGCGGACGGTCCACGGCGGAGATGTGTACGGCGCTGCTCGTGATGTGGGGCGAGCGCCCGATCGATTGCTCGATTTCAGCGCAAGCATTAATCCATTAGGCCCCTCACCGGCTGTCCTCCGGATGCTCACACGCTCGAGGTCACTGCTTTGCCATTATCCCGATCCGCTCTGCTGGGATCTTCGGCAGGCGCTCGCGGCTCACTGGCGCCGTGCTCCCGAGGCGATTCTCATCGGGAACGGTTCGACGGAGTTGATCCATCTTCTCCCTGATGCCCTGCAGATTCGGCATCTGCTGGTGGTCGGCCCGACCTTCTCCGAATACGCGGCGGCGATGGCACGATCCGGAGGGCGGATCAGCACGGTAATGGCCGAGTATGCGGATCACTACCGACCCAGCCTGGAACTGGTGTTGGAGGCCTTGCGACGGGTTTCACGACCGGGTACCCGGTCGTGTCCCCTCGATGCCGTCCTGCTCTGTAATCCGAACAGTCCGACCGGCGTCGCCTGGGAGGCCACTACCGTTCGAACGCTGGCCCGCGCAGCGGCGCGCCTCGGGCTCTGGTGCGTGGTCGATGAAACGTTTGCGGACTATTGCGAGGCGGTGTCGATTCTTGGGAAGGCCCTTCCACCCAAGACCATTGTGCTGAGAAGCTTCACCAAGTTCTATGCGCTACCTGGCCTCCGTGTGGGGTATGCGGTCGCGCATCCCGCTGTGACGAAGCAACTCAGTGCGCAGCAACCTCCATGGTCGGTGAACATGTTGGCGCAGCGAGCTGCCATGGTGGCCTTGCGGGACGATCGACATCGCCGGCGCAGTCTGCAATTCATGGATCGGGAACGGACCAGGCTGCAGCGGGCACTTGAACGGCTGTCCGGCGTCCGGGTGTTTCCAGCCAAGGCGAATTTCATCCTGTTGGAACTGCCGGTCGGGCACAAGGCGACACAGGTGGTCTCGGTACTGCGACGGCGAGGGGTGCTCCTCCGTGACTGCTCGAAGGTCCCGGGGTTGAATGACCGCTCGCTGCGGGTGGCGGTACGAACGAGAAGTGAGAATGATCGACTCCTGAAGGCCTTGTCGTTCATCGGACGAGTGGCAGAATGA
- a CDS encoding adenosylcobinamide amidohydrolase: MSGRPPDRLATTSRVTRDTLIVDLGSRMRVLSSAPRGGGLRTTRYILNHQVASNPSSNVEGRPWEHPSRYLRRLAGLLGVEADCVGLMTAVPMTQVVSCLEERDGLWVECFATVGVTNAVRAGERPSHRDGHARQGKAGTINLIIVTNACLAAPALVGVVQVATEAKTGVLRDHAVPSWTGSPGATGTGTDAVVAACALRGHGPWHSYAGTHTDLGSMIGLVVRDCVAEGLARAAQWTATHRR, from the coding sequence ATGAGCGGACGTCCGCCGGATCGCTTGGCAACCACATCGCGTGTCACCCGCGACACGTTGATCGTCGACTTAGGCAGTCGTATGCGTGTCCTGTCCTCCGCGCCGCGGGGCGGAGGTCTGCGAACCACTCGCTACATTCTCAATCACCAGGTGGCGTCCAATCCCTCGTCGAACGTCGAAGGGAGACCCTGGGAGCATCCTTCCCGGTATCTGAGGCGTCTGGCCGGGCTACTCGGTGTTGAGGCGGATTGCGTCGGCCTAATGACGGCGGTGCCAATGACACAGGTGGTGAGCTGTCTAGAGGAACGGGATGGGCTCTGGGTGGAATGTTTTGCCACGGTCGGGGTCACCAATGCCGTGCGGGCCGGTGAACGGCCGAGCCATCGGGACGGACATGCCCGGCAAGGCAAGGCAGGGACGATCAATCTCATTATCGTGACGAACGCCTGCCTCGCGGCTCCGGCACTGGTCGGCGTGGTGCAGGTTGCCACGGAGGCCAAGACGGGCGTCCTACGTGATCACGCCGTTCCCAGCTGGACCGGTTCGCCCGGCGCGACAGGGACGGGGACGGATGCGGTGGTCGCCGCCTGTGCCCTGCGCGGGCATGGGCCGTGGCATTCGTACGCGGGCACACATACCGATCTTGGTTCTATGATCGGTCTGGTGGTCCGCGACTGTGTGGCCGAAGGGCTTGCACGCGCCGCGCAATGGACCGCGACGCATCGCCGCTGA
- a CDS encoding cobyric acid synthase: MPHSARAIAIAVLGTGSDVGKSLVVAGLCRLLHRAGIRVAPFKAQNMSLNSFVTPEGGEIGRAQALQAEACGLAPHVDMNPILLKPESDARAQVVVQGRVYSTLDAQAYFSRGRNSELFQAVRSSYERLAAHYDVIVIEGAGSAAEVNLRDRDLVNWSTVELSDARVVLVGDIDRGGVFAQLIGTLDLIAPEERARVCGLVINKFRGDSALFADGVRFLRERTGIPVLGVLPFLRDLTLDQEDSLDVEIRRQAAFADDRVNIAVLLLPHMSNFTDFNMLTQEADVALRYVATPAEAAGADAVIIPGSKSTLTDLTYLRGKGFDAVVQDHVRGGGELVGICGGYQMLGNRIADPDGVETGGEADGLGLLQTYTIMMPEKITEQVEASALHLDDAGSVSVRGYLIHMGRTDPGPHRSCFHLEGRPARSVDQLQAGAPDAGSSDGAVRDDGLVWGTYIHGLFDQSPFRRAWLNRLRRRKGLPPIELVRSQQVNDTQRHALDRWADHVEQHLDLTPIWAILRSQTGG, encoded by the coding sequence ATGCCTCACTCTGCACGTGCCATAGCCATAGCCGTCCTGGGAACTGGTTCCGATGTCGGAAAGAGCCTGGTGGTCGCCGGTCTCTGTCGATTGCTGCATCGGGCAGGCATCAGGGTGGCGCCGTTCAAAGCGCAGAACATGTCGCTGAACTCGTTCGTCACTCCGGAAGGCGGAGAAATCGGGCGTGCTCAAGCGTTGCAGGCCGAGGCGTGCGGCCTGGCCCCCCATGTGGACATGAATCCCATTCTGCTGAAACCGGAATCCGATGCCAGGGCGCAGGTGGTGGTCCAGGGACGTGTGTATTCGACGTTGGATGCACAGGCGTACTTTTCGCGCGGCCGGAATTCGGAATTGTTCCAGGCAGTGCGGAGCAGTTACGAGCGGCTCGCCGCGCACTATGACGTGATCGTGATTGAAGGGGCCGGAAGCGCTGCCGAAGTGAATCTGCGCGACCGTGACTTGGTTAACTGGTCGACGGTGGAATTGTCGGATGCCCGGGTTGTCTTGGTCGGCGATATCGATCGAGGCGGCGTATTCGCCCAATTGATCGGCACGCTGGATCTCATTGCGCCGGAGGAACGCGCTCGGGTCTGCGGGCTCGTGATCAACAAATTTCGCGGCGACAGCGCGCTCTTTGCAGACGGGGTTCGCTTTCTTCGCGAGCGGACGGGGATTCCGGTGCTTGGTGTGCTGCCCTTTCTCCGCGACCTCACGCTGGATCAGGAGGACAGCCTGGATGTCGAGATTCGGCGTCAGGCGGCCTTTGCGGACGATCGCGTCAACATTGCGGTCTTGCTGCTGCCGCACATGAGCAACTTTACCGATTTCAACATGCTGACCCAAGAGGCCGATGTGGCCCTTCGGTACGTGGCGACGCCGGCCGAGGCAGCAGGAGCTGATGCGGTGATCATTCCCGGGTCGAAGAGCACGTTGACAGACCTGACCTATCTGCGCGGGAAGGGGTTTGACGCGGTCGTCCAAGACCATGTCCGTGGCGGAGGGGAGTTGGTCGGGATCTGCGGCGGGTACCAAATGTTAGGGAATCGGATTGCCGACCCCGATGGCGTCGAGACCGGCGGCGAGGCAGACGGCTTGGGATTGTTACAGACATACACCATCATGATGCCTGAAAAAATCACCGAGCAGGTGGAGGCCTCAGCGCTGCACCTTGATGATGCGGGATCGGTGTCGGTTCGTGGGTACCTCATTCATATGGGGCGAACGGACCCCGGCCCCCATCGTTCCTGTTTCCACCTCGAAGGGAGACCGGCGCGGTCCGTCGATCAGCTTCAGGCAGGTGCACCCGATGCCGGCTCATCGGACGGAGCAGTGCGGGATGATGGGCTGGTCTGGGGGACCTATATTCACGGGTTGTTCGATCAGTCGCCATTCCGGCGTGCCTGGCTGAATCGGTTACGTCGTAGAAAGGGACTCCCGCCGATCGAGCTTGTGCGTTCCCAACAGGTGAACGACACACAACGGCATGCGTTGGATCGCTGGGCCGATCATGTTGAGCAGCACCTCGATCTCACCCCGATCTGGGCTATCCTCCGTTCACAGACGGGTGGCTAG
- a CDS encoding Tll0287-like domain-containing protein codes for MANHCISRILVAVLTATSIGTAVPASANTEVETAELLIKLVQVGRGVLSENQAIINDSSKGEKGFTGDFVANQVIERFRKATKIDLSRPATVPQGPLFLAMVESEKEVIDEAQPVINKQGVGFKGMIPAVFARKSGERFFRKTGIRVKLTSTDYRYPGNRPDDFEAEVLRLFADTRHPKGQPYSRTTMLDGRPVLRMMDPEYAATTCLSCHGNPKGDRDVTGAKKEGWHEGDLAGAISIVIPMK; via the coding sequence ATGGCGAACCATTGCATCAGCAGAATCCTGGTGGCGGTACTGACGGCGACAAGTATCGGGACGGCCGTGCCCGCATCGGCCAATACCGAAGTGGAAACGGCTGAACTGCTCATCAAACTGGTGCAAGTCGGACGCGGCGTCCTCTCCGAAAATCAAGCGATTATCAACGACTCCAGCAAAGGCGAGAAGGGATTCACCGGCGACTTCGTCGCCAACCAGGTGATCGAACGCTTTCGTAAGGCGACCAAGATCGATTTGAGCCGCCCTGCGACGGTGCCGCAAGGGCCGTTGTTCTTAGCCATGGTGGAATCAGAAAAAGAAGTGATCGATGAGGCGCAGCCCGTGATCAACAAGCAGGGCGTCGGATTTAAGGGCATGATCCCCGCTGTTTTCGCTAGGAAATCCGGGGAGCGGTTCTTCCGGAAGACCGGGATTCGGGTGAAATTGACCAGCACGGACTATCGTTATCCCGGAAATCGCCCCGATGACTTTGAAGCCGAAGTGTTGAGACTCTTTGCCGACACGCGCCATCCCAAGGGGCAGCCGTACAGCAGGACCACGATGCTCGACGGTCGGCCGGTGCTGCGCATGATGGATCCGGAATATGCCGCGACCACATGCCTCAGCTGTCACGGCAATCCAAAGGGTGACCGTGATGTGACCGGCGCCAAGAAAGAGGGATGGCATGAAGGGGATCTCGCCGGCGCCATCAGCATTGTCATTCCGATGAAATAG
- a CDS encoding response regulator transcription factor, with translation MSKIVVVDDSYAELQLIEGYLKSANHTVVSYPNADKLEDKLALDKPDLIVLDVVMPGRNGFQACRDLKGDDRFKGIPIVLCTSKGQESDKFWGQQQGANGYVVKPFKAEDLVAAVKRALN, from the coding sequence ATGAGTAAGATCGTCGTCGTGGATGATTCGTACGCCGAGTTGCAGTTGATCGAAGGGTATCTCAAATCCGCCAACCATACGGTGGTCTCCTATCCCAACGCGGACAAATTGGAAGACAAGTTGGCATTGGATAAGCCGGACCTGATTGTGTTGGACGTGGTCATGCCGGGACGCAACGGATTTCAAGCCTGCCGTGACCTGAAGGGCGACGACCGCTTCAAGGGCATTCCGATCGTACTTTGTACATCGAAGGGGCAGGAGAGCGATAAGTTTTGGGGACAACAGCAGGGCGCAAACGGCTACGTGGTGAAACCGTTCAAGGCCGAGGACCTGGTCGCCGCAGTGAAACGGGCATTGAATTAA
- a CDS encoding chemotaxis protein CheW: MSDVPTIPSQPVALPQAPGTPGASRSSGASTDGPLRMCLLTLGGELFAIDLRHVSEVFEVESVTAVPSMPSYLTGVTNLRGTVITLVDLRGSLGLSAGQSLLPFAVVVRYGPRQVGVLVDHVPEIHTVTREQLLPAMQAGPAGARPCVSAVLRVDQRLGGVLEVPQVFAQVDGGSAAFPVM, translated from the coding sequence ATGAGCGACGTTCCCACCATTCCATCTCAACCTGTCGCGTTACCCCAGGCTCCCGGAACCCCCGGTGCATCAAGATCCTCCGGCGCGTCGACCGACGGTCCGCTGCGGATGTGCCTGTTGACGCTCGGCGGCGAACTGTTCGCGATCGATCTTCGCCATGTCAGTGAAGTGTTCGAGGTGGAGTCCGTCACCGCCGTGCCGAGCATGCCGAGTTATCTCACGGGTGTGACCAACCTGCGGGGAACCGTCATCACTCTGGTGGATTTGCGGGGAAGCCTTGGCCTCTCGGCCGGACAATCGTTGCTCCCATTCGCGGTTGTGGTCCGTTACGGCCCGAGGCAAGTCGGCGTGCTCGTCGACCACGTTCCGGAAATTCACACGGTCACGCGTGAGCAACTGCTGCCCGCCATGCAGGCCGGGCCTGCCGGGGCGCGCCCCTGTGTGTCGGCGGTGCTTCGCGTGGATCAGCGGCTCGGGGGAGTGTTGGAAGTCCCACAGGTCTTTGCGCAGGTGGACGGAGGCAGTGCGGCATTCCCGGTGATGTAA
- a CDS encoding methyl-accepting chemotaxis protein, with protein sequence MIGQGITNRFQDMKTRSKLFLGFGLVSLIIMIMASVGVFTLRQLSTHSQTVYADYTVPLADFAQMGTALTKHHQILLDVAAATKQADFAQDAAKLPALKAEIEKAVNHYKGTNLRVSRTGRDEQADLTLFEPALKKYFQDADGALSAMADSFDRNTLSASQAEQMRALGVLALTVNLTPSFENVVRRHNEQVTTIEAIAKDLNEDAQTLATNGTFILVVGGVVAVALGLFVGYLLATFLSRNITHIANVATQAAGGNLQARAKIESHDELGQMAIAFNSMLDRITALVSTEEERDLMQKRLMQFLVLVSEVGKGDLTKRGEVTADMFGNLADGFNLMIARFGQLLKQVREAADRVNKSAGTLRDSAGQMSGTARAQAEESVRTLGAVEQLAAGMRQVATTAGASSESAKQVLSATERGNVAVQETVRDMQSIRSAVQRMSKQVKGLGDRSLEISQIVSTIRDIANQTNLLALNAAIEAAGAGEAGARFAVVADQVRKLAESSTQATREIADLVKVIQSETQDAVVAMEHETQAVEAGSASALRTGDVFAEISDIAKRSSELAQTIAGAASDQTASTEKVGRAIKEFTGGAVATQKQTDSTRLTIEDMAKLAEGLNSSVAQFKLV encoded by the coding sequence ATGATCGGCCAAGGCATCACGAATCGATTTCAGGACATGAAGACACGGTCGAAGCTGTTTCTCGGCTTCGGTCTGGTCAGTCTCATCATCATGATCATGGCCAGTGTCGGTGTGTTCACTCTGCGCCAGCTCAGCACGCACTCCCAAACGGTGTATGCGGACTACACGGTGCCGTTGGCCGATTTCGCGCAGATGGGAACCGCGCTGACCAAACATCATCAAATCCTGCTGGACGTGGCCGCGGCGACAAAACAGGCAGACTTTGCCCAAGACGCGGCGAAACTCCCCGCGTTGAAGGCGGAGATTGAGAAGGCGGTCAACCATTACAAGGGCACCAACCTGCGGGTGTCTCGGACGGGGCGGGATGAACAGGCGGACCTGACTCTGTTCGAGCCGGCGTTGAAAAAATACTTTCAGGATGCCGACGGCGCGTTGAGCGCGATGGCCGACAGTTTCGATCGCAACACCCTCTCCGCCTCCCAAGCCGAGCAAATGCGCGCGCTCGGCGTCCTGGCACTGACGGTCAACCTGACCCCGTCGTTCGAAAACGTCGTGAGGCGCCACAATGAGCAGGTGACGACCATTGAGGCGATTGCCAAAGACCTCAACGAAGATGCGCAGACGCTTGCGACCAACGGTACGTTTATTCTCGTGGTCGGTGGTGTGGTGGCGGTGGCACTCGGGTTATTCGTCGGATACCTCCTGGCGACGTTCTTGTCTCGTAACATCACGCACATCGCCAACGTGGCGACCCAGGCCGCCGGCGGAAACCTGCAGGCACGCGCGAAGATTGAGTCTCACGATGAGTTGGGGCAAATGGCCATTGCCTTTAACTCGATGCTCGACCGTATTACCGCGCTGGTGTCGACAGAAGAAGAACGCGACCTCATGCAGAAGCGCCTGATGCAATTTCTTGTGCTCGTGTCCGAGGTCGGTAAAGGAGACCTGACCAAGCGAGGCGAGGTGACGGCCGATATGTTCGGAAACCTGGCCGACGGGTTCAACTTGATGATTGCTCGGTTCGGACAGTTGTTGAAACAGGTGCGGGAAGCGGCGGATCGGGTGAACAAGTCGGCTGGAACCTTGCGGGATTCAGCCGGACAGATGTCCGGCACGGCCAGGGCCCAGGCGGAGGAGTCGGTACGAACCTTGGGCGCGGTCGAACAGTTGGCCGCTGGTATGCGCCAGGTTGCCACCACGGCCGGTGCATCATCCGAGTCCGCGAAGCAGGTGTTGTCTGCGACCGAGCGCGGAAACGTCGCGGTGCAGGAAACGGTGCGCGACATGCAGAGTATCCGCTCCGCGGTGCAACGCATGTCGAAGCAGGTGAAAGGTCTCGGTGACCGGTCACTCGAAATTTCGCAGATCGTGTCGACGATTCGAGACATCGCCAATCAAACCAACCTCCTCGCGCTCAATGCCGCCATCGAGGCGGCGGGCGCAGGTGAGGCCGGTGCACGGTTCGCCGTCGTGGCGGACCAAGTCCGGAAATTGGCGGAAAGTTCCACTCAAGCCACCCGCGAAATCGCCGACCTGGTGAAAGTCATTCAGAGCGAAACGCAGGACGCGGTGGTGGCGATGGAGCACGAAACTCAAGCGGTGGAAGCCGGATCGGCCTCCGCTCTTCGAACCGGTGACGTGTTCGCAGAAATTTCCGACATCGCGAAACGCTCATCCGAATTGGCACAAACCATCGCCGGTGCGGCATCCGACCAAACGGCCTCGACGGAAAAAGTCGGTCGAGCGATTAAGGAGTTTACCGGCGGGGCCGTGGCGACCCAGAAGCAGACGGACTCGACCCGGTTGACCATTGAAGACATGGCTAAACTGGCCGAAGGTCTCAACTCGTCGGTCGCCCAGTTCAAGCTGGTGTAG